In Variovorax paradoxus, a single genomic region encodes these proteins:
- a CDS encoding Bug family tripartite tricarboxylate transporter substrate binding protein, which yields MKDRQAIRPARRHALRAMMALGLAGALAAPAAWAQKYPDKPIRLVVGYSAGGGVDAVARLLGVRLSAALGQQVLVENRTGATGLIAAEFVAKAPPDGYTLMMGDSALLIAKLLQPKIGIDPLTSFKPVAGAFISPLMIVAGNDFPAKTPAELVKELKANASRYSYATSGVGTVQHLGFEMLKQSTGSSVVHVPYRGAAQIVPDVIGGQIPLGVVSATAGMAQAKAGKLRAVALMNTAKLEGAESVPPLADALPGFDVAPRIFVLAPAGTPNDVVEKLSAAVKSVLDTPEAGSAAAAQGTLRAYATPAQLGKDMAAETSRWKKIIADQHIVAEGN from the coding sequence ATGAAAGACAGACAAGCGATTCGACCCGCGCGCCGCCATGCATTGCGCGCCATGATGGCCCTGGGACTCGCGGGTGCCCTCGCGGCGCCCGCGGCCTGGGCCCAGAAGTACCCGGACAAGCCGATCCGCCTCGTGGTCGGTTATTCGGCCGGCGGCGGTGTCGACGCGGTGGCCCGGCTGCTCGGCGTGCGCCTGTCGGCGGCGCTGGGGCAGCAGGTGCTGGTGGAAAACCGCACAGGCGCCACCGGGCTCATCGCGGCCGAATTCGTCGCCAAGGCGCCGCCCGACGGCTACACGCTGATGATGGGCGATAGCGCCTTGCTCATCGCCAAGCTGCTGCAGCCGAAGATCGGCATCGATCCGCTCACCAGCTTCAAGCCGGTGGCGGGCGCCTTCATCTCGCCGCTGATGATCGTCGCGGGCAACGACTTTCCCGCCAAGACGCCGGCCGAGCTGGTGAAGGAACTCAAGGCCAATGCCTCGCGCTATTCGTACGCCACTTCGGGCGTGGGCACGGTGCAGCACCTGGGCTTCGAGATGCTCAAGCAGTCCACCGGCAGTTCGGTGGTGCATGTGCCGTATCGCGGTGCCGCGCAGATCGTGCCCGACGTGATCGGCGGGCAGATTCCTCTTGGCGTGGTGAGCGCGACGGCCGGCATGGCGCAGGCGAAGGCCGGCAAGCTGCGTGCGGTGGCGCTGATGAACACGGCCAAGCTCGAAGGCGCGGAGAGCGTGCCGCCACTGGCCGATGCGCTGCCGGGGTTCGACGTGGCGCCGCGCATCTTCGTGCTGGCACCCGCGGGTACGCCCAATGACGTGGTCGAGAAGCTGTCGGCGGCGGTGAAGTCGGTGCTCGATACGCCGGAGGCCGGTTCCGCTGCCGCGGCGCAGGGCACGCTGCGTGCCTATGCGACGCCTGCGCAGCTTGGGAAGGACATGGCTGCGGAGACTTCGCGATGGAAGAAGATCATCGCGGATCAGCATATCGTGGCTGAGGGGAACTGA
- a CDS encoding aspartate/glutamate racemase family protein — protein sequence MTTPHLGLIVPPAAGAVPVDGPLLYGDRIRFTAKGLGLGEISTRGYLDVIDSVVGKAVALKEEGVSAVSLMGTSLSFFRGAAFNRQLELEMTRATGLPCTTMSNAIVGALRHLGVRRVAVATAYIDEVNVHLRKYLEQSDFEPLAVEGLSISDVKAVGEVPTQVLVDLCMKVFDAQPGADGILISCGGLVTLDAVREVESRLRVPVVSSSPAGFWDLVGTAGLDPRSPGQGRLFG from the coding sequence ATGACAACACCCCACCTGGGTTTGATCGTCCCTCCCGCAGCCGGCGCGGTGCCGGTAGACGGGCCTCTGCTCTACGGCGATCGCATCCGCTTCACTGCCAAGGGCCTGGGCCTCGGAGAAATCTCCACGCGCGGCTATCTCGACGTCATCGATTCGGTGGTCGGTAAGGCCGTGGCGCTCAAGGAGGAAGGCGTGAGCGCTGTCTCGCTCATGGGCACCTCGCTGAGCTTCTTTCGCGGTGCGGCCTTCAATCGGCAACTCGAGCTCGAGATGACGCGCGCCACCGGATTGCCCTGCACCACCATGAGCAACGCCATCGTCGGTGCATTGCGTCACCTCGGTGTACGGCGCGTGGCGGTGGCCACCGCGTACATCGACGAAGTCAACGTGCATTTGCGCAAATACCTGGAGCAAAGCGACTTCGAGCCCCTGGCCGTCGAAGGCCTTTCCATTTCCGACGTGAAGGCCGTGGGCGAAGTGCCGACGCAGGTGCTGGTCGACCTGTGCATGAAAGTGTTCGATGCCCAGCCCGGTGCCGACGGCATCCTCATCTCCTGCGGCGGACTGGTCACCCTCGATGCGGTGCGCGAAGTCGAATCCCGCCTGCGGGTGCCCGTGGTGTCGAGCTCGCCCGCCGGCTTCTGGGACCTCGTCGGCACCGCGGGGCTCGATCCGCGCTCGCCCGGGCAGGGGCGCCTTTTCGGCTGA
- a CDS encoding MmgE/PrpD family protein: protein MNSIDHPSRTLAAFAAELKFGDIPAPVLRRTEDLMLDWLGSVLAARTARPIRSIERFARMMGPAEGPSEILTSRQTSSPLFAAMVNAAASHFVEQDDVHNGSVFHPAAVVIAPALAVAQSIGASGAQLLTAVVAGYEVGIRVGEFLGRSHYKTFHTTATAGTLAAAAAVGRLLELTPQRMLHAFGSAGTQSAGVWEFLRDAADSKQLHCAHAATSGLMSAYLAQDGFTGAAKILEGAQGLGVGMSSDADPAKLTDGLGTRWTLAETSFKYHASCRHTHPAADALLQVMRRNELKPADVSRVTTHVHQGAIDVLGRVDVPATVHQGKFSMGTVLGLIAVYGRAGLGEFDRDFLAPEVSAFREKVAMQLDEEVDAAYPARWIGKVSVRTTDGRTLQGRVDEPKGDPGNSLDRAEIEDKMQRLAHYGEGATADEAKALCECVWRLADTPRVGRWLG from the coding sequence ATGAACTCCATCGACCATCCGAGCAGAACGCTCGCAGCCTTCGCCGCCGAACTGAAGTTCGGAGACATTCCCGCCCCCGTGCTGCGCCGTACCGAAGACCTGATGCTCGACTGGCTGGGTTCGGTGCTCGCCGCGCGCACTGCGCGCCCCATCCGCAGCATCGAGCGCTTCGCACGGATGATGGGCCCCGCGGAAGGCCCCAGCGAAATACTGACCTCGCGCCAGACAAGCTCGCCGCTGTTCGCCGCGATGGTGAACGCGGCGGCCTCGCACTTCGTCGAGCAGGACGACGTGCACAACGGCTCGGTCTTCCACCCGGCCGCCGTCGTCATCGCGCCGGCGCTGGCCGTGGCGCAGAGCATCGGCGCGAGCGGCGCACAACTGCTCACGGCGGTGGTTGCAGGCTACGAGGTCGGCATTCGCGTGGGCGAATTTCTCGGCCGCTCGCACTACAAGACCTTCCACACGACCGCGACGGCGGGCACGCTCGCAGCCGCCGCCGCCGTGGGCCGCCTGCTGGAACTCACGCCCCAACGGATGCTGCACGCCTTCGGCTCGGCCGGCACCCAGTCGGCCGGCGTGTGGGAGTTCCTGCGCGACGCGGCGGACTCCAAGCAGTTGCACTGCGCGCATGCGGCAACGAGCGGATTGATGTCGGCCTACCTCGCGCAGGACGGCTTCACCGGCGCGGCGAAGATCCTCGAAGGCGCGCAGGGCCTGGGCGTGGGCATGTCGAGCGACGCCGACCCCGCCAAGCTCACCGACGGTCTCGGCACGCGCTGGACGCTGGCCGAAACCTCATTCAAGTACCACGCCTCCTGCCGTCACACCCACCCCGCCGCAGATGCGCTGCTGCAGGTGATGCGGCGGAACGAACTGAAGCCCGCCGACGTGTCGCGCGTGACCACGCATGTGCACCAGGGCGCCATCGACGTGCTGGGCCGCGTCGATGTGCCGGCCACGGTGCACCAGGGCAAGTTCTCGATGGGCACGGTGCTGGGCCTGATCGCCGTGTATGGCCGCGCGGGCCTGGGCGAGTTCGACCGCGACTTTCTGGCGCCGGAGGTCTCGGCCTTTCGCGAAAAGGTGGCGATGCAGCTCGACGAGGAAGTCGACGCCGCCTACCCCGCGCGCTGGATCGGCAAGGTCAGCGTCCGCACCACCGACGGGCGCACGCTGCAGGGCCGCGTGGACGAGCCCAAGGGCGATCCGGGCAACAGCCTGGACCGCGCGGAGATCGAGGACAAGATGCAGCGCCTCGCGCACTACGGAGAAGGCGCCACCGCCGATGAGGCGAAGGCACTGTGCGAATGCGTGTGGCGGCTGGCGGATACGCCGCGCGTGGGCCGCTGGCTGGGCTGA
- a CDS encoding acyl-CoA dehydrogenase family protein produces MNNANDKNYPDIRDAVRDLCAQFPDAYFRKIDEARGYPAEFVDALTKAGWMAALIPQEYGGSGLGLTEASVIMEEINRCGGNSGACHGQMYNMGTLLRHGSETQKRAYLPRIASGELRLQSMGVTEPTTGTDTTKIKTTAVKKGDRYVVNGQKVWISRIQHSDLMILLARTTPLADVKKKSEGMSIFIVDLREAIGKGLTVQPILNMVNHETNELFFENLEIPAENLIGEEGQGFKYILDGLNAERTLIAAECIGDGYWFIDRVTQYTKERVVFGRPIGQNQGVQFPIAESFIEVEAANLMRYEACRLFDAHQPCGAQANMAKYLAAKASWEAANACLQFHGGFGFACEYDIERKFRETRLYQVAPISTNLILSYVAEHMLGLPRSF; encoded by the coding sequence ATGAACAACGCCAACGACAAGAACTACCCCGACATCCGCGACGCGGTGCGCGACCTGTGCGCGCAATTTCCCGACGCCTACTTCCGCAAGATCGACGAGGCGCGCGGCTACCCCGCCGAATTCGTCGACGCGCTCACCAAGGCCGGCTGGATGGCCGCGCTGATCCCGCAGGAGTACGGCGGTTCCGGCCTGGGCCTGACCGAGGCCTCGGTCATCATGGAAGAGATCAACCGCTGCGGCGGCAACTCCGGCGCCTGCCACGGCCAGATGTACAACATGGGCACGCTGCTGCGCCACGGCAGCGAGACGCAGAAGCGCGCCTACCTGCCCAGGATCGCCAGCGGCGAGCTGCGCCTGCAGTCGATGGGCGTGACCGAGCCCACCACCGGCACCGACACCACCAAGATCAAGACCACGGCCGTGAAGAAGGGCGACCGCTACGTGGTCAACGGCCAGAAGGTGTGGATCTCGCGCATCCAGCACTCCGACCTGATGATCCTGCTGGCGCGCACCACGCCGCTGGCGGACGTGAAGAAGAAGTCCGAGGGCATGTCGATCTTCATCGTCGACCTGCGCGAGGCCATCGGCAAGGGGCTGACAGTGCAGCCCATCCTGAACATGGTGAACCACGAGACCAACGAGCTGTTCTTCGAGAACCTCGAGATCCCGGCCGAGAACCTGATCGGCGAGGAAGGACAGGGCTTCAAGTACATCCTCGACGGGCTGAATGCCGAGCGCACCTTGATCGCAGCGGAGTGCATCGGCGACGGCTACTGGTTCATCGACCGGGTGACCCAGTACACGAAGGAGCGCGTGGTGTTCGGCCGGCCCATCGGGCAGAACCAGGGCGTGCAGTTTCCCATTGCCGAGTCTTTCATCGAGGTCGAAGCGGCGAACCTGATGCGCTACGAGGCCTGCCGCCTGTTCGACGCGCACCAGCCCTGCGGCGCGCAGGCCAACATGGCGAAGTACCTGGCGGCCAAGGCAAGCTGGGAGGCGGCCAACGCCTGCCTGCAGTTCCATGGCGGCTTCGGCTTTGCGTGCGAATACGACATCGAGCGCAAGTTCAGGGAAACGCGGCTGTATCAGGTGGCGCCGATCTCCACCAATCTGATCCTGAGCTACGTAGCGGAGCACATGCTCGGCCTCCCCCGTTCGTTCTGA
- a CDS encoding citryl-CoA lyase, producing the protein MTTKIKKSLHTELGHSTPDKITVRGRDLPSEILGHLNLGDMAFLELTGRIPTPQESVTFNAIVVTLVEHGITPSALAARLTYAGAPEALQAAVAAGLCGLGTVFVGSTEGAAKMLYEAIPFGEKPTRPLADMAKDIVADHRARKQIVPGLGHPLHKPVDPRTPRLFQIAAENGLSGHYVALMQAVQEEAERVSGKSLPINATGAIGAIAAEFGFPWKIIRGLGVMARAIGLVGHILEEIDDPMAVEIWQRVEKEAGEPRQD; encoded by the coding sequence ATGACCACCAAGATCAAGAAATCCCTGCACACGGAACTGGGCCACAGCACGCCCGACAAGATCACTGTGCGCGGGCGCGACCTGCCCTCCGAGATCCTCGGCCACCTCAACCTCGGCGACATGGCCTTCCTGGAGCTGACCGGGCGCATCCCGACGCCGCAGGAGTCGGTGACCTTCAATGCCATCGTGGTCACGCTGGTGGAGCACGGCATCACGCCCAGCGCCTTGGCCGCGCGGCTCACCTATGCGGGTGCTCCCGAGGCGCTGCAGGCGGCCGTGGCGGCCGGTCTCTGCGGGCTGGGCACGGTGTTCGTCGGCAGCACCGAAGGCGCCGCGAAGATGCTCTACGAAGCCATCCCTTTCGGGGAAAAACCCACGCGCCCGCTGGCCGACATGGCGAAAGACATCGTCGCAGACCACCGCGCGCGCAAGCAGATCGTGCCGGGCCTGGGCCATCCGCTGCACAAGCCGGTCGATCCGCGCACGCCGCGCCTGTTCCAGATCGCCGCGGAAAACGGGCTCTCCGGCCACTATGTCGCGCTGATGCAGGCGGTGCAGGAAGAAGCCGAGCGGGTGTCGGGCAAGTCGCTGCCGATCAACGCCACGGGGGCCATCGGCGCGATTGCAGCGGAGTTCGGCTTTCCCTGGAAGATCATCCGCGGCCTCGGCGTGATGGCGCGCGCCATCGGGCTGGTGGGCCACATCCTGGAAGAGATCGACGACCCGATGGCGGTGGAGATCTGGCAACGCGTGGAAAAGGAAGCCGGCGAGCCGCGCCAGGACTGA
- a CDS encoding acyl-CoA dehydrogenase: MDLESLSAVRESALDYFVRSRAMQRRRQRMEQPDADEAAGWHDIAALGWPGMLAPESAGGLALGLGGAAEILRAAGEHAAPEPLLAVAGLGALLLSELHTPRADALLAELVAGRSLPALAWQESAGDLSAVPLACGCEALAGDAGGVLLQGEKLMVLPGAAASGWLVSARGEDDAVLLWVPRGTAGVGETPVPLVDGSQASNLRFEQVALPPDAVLAEGPAAQEALRRALAAGQILQSAELLGAGQAMLAQTLAYLRTRSQFGKPIGSFQALQHRCVDMFIHLEVAQATLNEVLASAAQGLPADRLEAEASRANARCTAAALQASRSAVQLHGAIGYTQECDLSLFYKRVLCLSAWLGNASAHQRRHASLSREAETVAAIAEWQGEFPRTADWAAMPEADFRRMVRAFLQQRYPQRLRYLSHRARWSEMREWYLTLSAQGWIAPAWPQAHGGMGLPADKLIAWIEELEQHGVARAPDQGIVMIGPLLIQHGTPEQQQRFLPRILSGEHVWCQGYSEPNAGSDLAGLRTEAMPARDAQGEHFVVNGQKIWTTLAQDANHIFMLVRTDKDARKQEGISFLLCDLRTPGITIRPILTLAGEPEFCEVFFDNVRVPAENLVGKLHGGWTIAKALLGFERIFLGSPKQSQYALGQLARLAQARRLFADLVFAQRFAALRLDVLDLSAAYTGFANIVRAGKPLPASVSLLKIWASETYHRIGALLVEAGEEQGAVAGDQVLDGQTFNVLSPLIGSTAAMIYGGTNEIQRNILARQVLDLPA; encoded by the coding sequence ATGGACCTTGAATCACTTTCGGCGGTGCGCGAATCGGCGCTCGATTACTTCGTTCGCAGCCGCGCCATGCAGCGTCGGCGCCAACGCATGGAACAACCGGATGCCGACGAGGCCGCCGGCTGGCACGACATCGCCGCGCTGGGCTGGCCCGGCATGCTGGCGCCCGAATCGGCCGGCGGCCTCGCGCTGGGATTGGGCGGCGCCGCGGAGATCCTGCGCGCCGCCGGCGAGCACGCGGCGCCCGAGCCCCTGCTGGCGGTGGCCGGGCTCGGCGCGCTGCTGCTGTCGGAGCTGCACACACCGCGCGCCGATGCGCTGCTGGCCGAACTCGTCGCGGGTCGGAGCCTGCCGGCGCTGGCCTGGCAGGAGAGCGCGGGCGACCTCAGCGCGGTGCCGCTGGCCTGCGGCTGCGAAGCGCTGGCGGGCGATGCCGGCGGCGTGCTGCTGCAGGGCGAAAAGCTGATGGTGCTGCCCGGCGCGGCTGCCAGCGGCTGGCTGGTGTCGGCGCGCGGCGAAGACGACGCGGTGCTGCTGTGGGTGCCGCGCGGTACGGCGGGCGTGGGCGAAACGCCGGTGCCGCTGGTCGATGGCAGCCAGGCATCGAACCTGCGCTTCGAGCAGGTCGCGCTGCCTCCCGACGCGGTGCTGGCCGAAGGCCCGGCTGCGCAGGAGGCGCTGCGCCGAGCGCTCGCCGCCGGGCAGATCCTGCAGTCGGCCGAGCTGCTGGGCGCGGGGCAGGCCATGCTGGCGCAGACGCTGGCTTACCTGCGCACGCGTTCGCAGTTCGGCAAGCCCATCGGCAGCTTCCAGGCGCTGCAGCATCGCTGCGTCGATATGTTCATCCACCTCGAAGTGGCGCAGGCCACGCTGAACGAAGTGCTGGCATCGGCGGCGCAGGGGCTGCCCGCGGACCGGCTGGAGGCCGAGGCGAGCCGTGCCAATGCGCGCTGCACGGCGGCCGCATTGCAGGCATCGCGCAGCGCGGTGCAGCTTCATGGCGCCATCGGCTACACGCAGGAGTGCGACCTGAGCCTGTTCTACAAGCGGGTGCTGTGCCTGTCGGCATGGCTGGGCAATGCCAGCGCGCACCAGCGCCGGCATGCGTCGCTGTCGCGCGAAGCGGAGACCGTGGCGGCCATTGCGGAATGGCAAGGCGAGTTCCCGCGCACGGCCGACTGGGCGGCAATGCCCGAGGCCGACTTCCGCCGGATGGTGCGCGCCTTCCTGCAACAGCGCTATCCGCAGCGGCTGCGCTACCTGTCGCATCGTGCGCGCTGGAGCGAGATGCGCGAGTGGTATCTGACGCTCTCGGCGCAAGGCTGGATCGCGCCCGCATGGCCGCAGGCGCATGGCGGCATGGGGCTGCCGGCCGACAAGCTCATCGCGTGGATCGAGGAACTGGAGCAGCACGGCGTGGCGCGCGCGCCCGACCAAGGCATCGTGATGATCGGGCCGCTGCTCATCCAGCATGGCACGCCAGAGCAGCAACAGCGCTTTCTGCCGCGCATCCTGAGCGGCGAGCATGTGTGGTGCCAGGGCTACTCGGAACCCAACGCCGGCTCCGACCTCGCGGGCCTGCGCACCGAAGCCATGCCGGCGCGCGACGCACAGGGCGAGCACTTCGTGGTCAACGGCCAGAAGATCTGGACCACGCTCGCGCAGGACGCCAACCACATCTTCATGCTGGTGCGCACCGACAAGGACGCGCGCAAGCAGGAGGGCATCAGCTTCCTGCTGTGCGACCTGCGCACGCCGGGCATCACCATCCGGCCGATCCTTACGCTGGCCGGTGAGCCCGAGTTCTGCGAGGTGTTTTTCGACAACGTGCGCGTGCCCGCCGAGAACCTGGTCGGCAAGCTGCATGGCGGCTGGACCATCGCCAAGGCGCTGCTGGGCTTCGAGCGCATCTTCCTGGGCAGCCCCAAGCAGTCGCAATATGCGCTGGGACAACTCGCGCGGCTTGCGCAGGCGCGGCGGCTCTTCGCGGACCTGGTGTTCGCGCAGCGCTTCGCGGCGCTGCGGCTCGACGTGCTCGACCTGTCGGCGGCGTACACGGGCTTCGCGAACATCGTGCGGGCCGGCAAGCCGCTGCCCGCGTCGGTGTCGCTGCTGAAGATCTGGGCCAGCGAGACCTATCACCGCATCGGCGCGCTGCTGGTCGAGGCCGGGGAAGAGCAGGGCGCAGTGGCCGGCGACCAGGTGCTCGATGGCCAGACCTTCAACGTGCTCTCGCCGCTCATCGGCTCCACGGCCGCAATGATCTACGGCGGCACCAACGAGATACAGCGCAACATCCTCGCGCGGCAGGTCCTGGACCTGCCGGCGTGA
- a CDS encoding Bug family tripartite tricarboxylate transporter substrate binding protein, with protein MTSNRFSRRQLMAALAGGAALGALPHRAFAQQPLPPLIKLVVGYSAGGPVDGAARLLAPALSQALGTQVIVDNRPGASGSLGGDAVAKAAADGTMLFFGASPTITINPNVQRHMAFDPMKDLVAIAPLVDYTNVLVVNNDVPVHSVAELLAYAKARPGKVFYGSAGVGASNHLSGALLEKMTGVQLTHVPYKGSAPALADVMAGTVTMMFDIIATSKPFIQSGKVRALAVTSRQRNRMLPEVPTMIESGVAGYDVGGWFGLYGPARMDPALVARMNAAAQKMLAREDIASRLREQGYDVWSGAAELLAAKGKSDRQLWATASKGIEAE; from the coding sequence ATGACATCGAATCGCTTCTCTCGCCGCCAGCTCATGGCCGCGCTGGCCGGCGGCGCGGCACTCGGCGCACTGCCGCATCGTGCCTTCGCGCAGCAGCCGTTGCCGCCGCTCATCAAGCTGGTGGTCGGCTATTCCGCGGGCGGCCCTGTGGACGGCGCCGCGCGGCTGCTCGCACCCGCGCTGAGCCAGGCGCTGGGCACGCAGGTGATCGTGGACAACCGCCCCGGCGCCAGCGGCTCGCTCGGCGGCGACGCGGTGGCCAAGGCCGCGGCCGACGGCACGATGCTGTTCTTCGGCGCGAGCCCGACCATCACCATCAACCCCAACGTGCAGCGCCACATGGCCTTCGACCCGATGAAGGACCTCGTGGCCATCGCGCCGCTGGTGGACTACACCAACGTGCTGGTCGTCAACAACGACGTGCCGGTGCACAGCGTGGCCGAGCTGCTGGCCTATGCGAAGGCGCGGCCCGGCAAGGTGTTCTACGGGTCGGCGGGGGTGGGCGCGTCGAACCACCTGAGCGGCGCGCTGCTCGAGAAAATGACCGGCGTGCAGCTCACGCACGTGCCGTACAAGGGCAGCGCGCCCGCCCTGGCCGACGTGATGGCGGGCACCGTGACGATGATGTTCGACATCATCGCGACCTCCAAGCCCTTCATCCAGTCGGGCAAGGTGCGTGCGCTGGCCGTCACCTCGCGCCAGCGCAACCGCATGCTGCCCGAGGTGCCGACCATGATCGAGTCGGGCGTGGCCGGCTACGACGTGGGCGGCTGGTTCGGCCTCTACGGCCCGGCGCGCATGGACCCGGCGTTGGTCGCGCGCATGAACGCCGCCGCGCAGAAGATGCTGGCGCGCGAAGACATCGCGAGCCGCCTGCGCGAGCAGGGCTACGACGTGTGGTCCGGCGCGGCGGAGCTGCTCGCGGCCAAGGGCAAGTCGGACCGGCAGCTCTGGGCCACCGCGTCCAAGGGCATCGAGGCGGAATAG
- a CDS encoding class I adenylate-forming enzyme family protein: MLHHSRIHELLEARAARTPEAVFLFEPGGTTTYAALQAMTETAAQDLLAAGVRPTDRVVLVAENCAAHIALLMACSRIGAWSCGVNARMSPGEIAAIAERADARLCCFTTGASEAAGKHAQRAGAVPSALAGVMRSATRDEARIEPGPALADTAAIIFTSGTSGTPKGVMVSHRGLLHFGRVSAGVRALSERDRAYAFLPMTHIFGIGTVLMAALTGGASLVLRGSFSPADMLQALAHEEVSNLLGPPTMYARLLAHIDSERMVPRFPHLRYVYTGSAPLDPALKQRVEGLFGQPLHYGYGLSEYAGSVFLTRTEAPRSDTAAGHAVEGGEARIVSLEGHDAAPGDTGEIWLRGPGLMLGYFRDAVATAQVMRPGGWYATGDLGRFGPDGALFVVGRLKEMIIRSGFNVYPAEVEAVIGRFGGVHLCAVVGVPEADGNEQIVAFVELKPGAVLDHAALRAHLAEHLSPYKRPARIEVIDTMPTTANGKLLKRELQARLRAA; encoded by the coding sequence ATGCTGCATCACTCACGCATTCACGAACTGCTGGAGGCGCGCGCGGCGCGCACGCCGGAGGCTGTCTTTCTTTTCGAGCCCGGTGGCACCACCACTTATGCGGCGCTGCAGGCGATGACCGAGACCGCCGCGCAGGACCTGCTGGCCGCTGGCGTGCGCCCCACCGACCGCGTGGTGCTGGTGGCCGAGAACTGCGCCGCGCACATCGCGCTGCTGATGGCCTGCAGCCGCATCGGCGCGTGGTCTTGCGGCGTGAACGCGCGCATGTCGCCGGGCGAGATCGCGGCGATCGCCGAGCGCGCGGATGCGCGTCTTTGCTGCTTCACCACGGGCGCTTCGGAGGCGGCCGGGAAGCACGCGCAGCGCGCCGGCGCGGTGCCGTCGGCACTTGCCGGCGTGATGCGCTCGGCAACGCGCGACGAAGCGCGCATCGAACCCGGCCCGGCACTGGCTGACACCGCCGCCATCATCTTCACCTCCGGCACGTCGGGCACGCCGAAGGGCGTGATGGTCTCGCATCGCGGGCTGCTGCACTTCGGGCGGGTGTCGGCGGGCGTGCGCGCCCTGAGCGAGCGCGACAGGGCCTACGCCTTCCTGCCGATGACGCACATCTTCGGCATCGGCACCGTGCTGATGGCCGCGCTCACCGGCGGTGCGTCGCTGGTGCTGCGCGGCAGCTTCTCTCCGGCCGATATGCTGCAGGCGCTGGCGCACGAGGAGGTGTCGAACCTGCTCGGGCCGCCGACGATGTATGCGCGTCTGCTGGCCCACATCGACAGCGAGCGCATGGTGCCGCGCTTTCCGCATCTGCGCTACGTGTACACCGGCTCGGCGCCGCTCGATCCCGCGCTCAAGCAGCGCGTGGAAGGGCTCTTCGGCCAGCCGCTGCATTACGGCTACGGGCTGTCGGAGTACGCGGGCTCGGTGTTTCTCACGCGCACCGAGGCGCCGCGCTCGGACACGGCCGCCGGCCATGCGGTGGAGGGCGGCGAGGCCCGCATCGTGTCTCTGGAGGGGCATGACGCGGCGCCGGGCGATACGGGAGAGATATGGCTGCGCGGCCCCGGTCTCATGCTCGGGTACTTCCGCGACGCGGTCGCCACCGCGCAGGTGATGCGCCCGGGCGGCTGGTACGCAACCGGCGACCTCGGGCGCTTCGGCCCCGACGGCGCACTGTTCGTGGTCGGCCGGCTGAAGGAAATGATCATCCGCTCGGGTTTCAACGTGTATCCGGCGGAGGTCGAGGCGGTCATCGGCCGCTTCGGCGGCGTGCACCTGTGCGCGGTGGTCGGCGTGCCCGAGGCGGACGGCAACGAGCAGATCGTCGCCTTCGTGGAGCTGAAGCCCGGCGCGGTGCTCGACCACGCGGCGCTGCGCGCGCACCTCGCGGAGCATCTGTCGCCCTACAAGCGCCCGGCACGCATCGAGGTGATCGACACCATGCCGACCACCGCCAACGGCAAGCTGCTCAAGCGCGAGCTGCAGGCGCGTCTGCGCGCGGCGTAG
- a CDS encoding DUF3606 domain-containing protein produces MADDLSKRGPQDATRINVNEAHEVRYWTQTLGVTEAQLRSAIAAAGVEVKDVRTYLGKP; encoded by the coding sequence ATGGCCGATGACCTGAGCAAGCGCGGGCCGCAGGACGCCACCCGCATCAACGTGAACGAGGCGCACGAGGTGCGCTACTGGACCCAGACCCTGGGCGTGACCGAGGCGCAGCTGCGCTCGGCCATCGCCGCGGCGGGCGTCGAGGTGAAGGACGTGCGCACCTACCTCGGCAAGCCCTGA